One Niabella beijingensis DNA window includes the following coding sequences:
- a CDS encoding VOC family protein gives MNNDTFFAPELFIPNGVRDVSFYERAFGAVELRRFSNEDGSIHVSELSISGTLFHLHETTSASCYFSPDVHNGTTVCIGLFVADVDSVMKHAISAGAVEINPAQDYEYGYRQGVVKDPFGHYWQVQQKI, from the coding sequence ATGAACAACGATACCTTTTTTGCTCCCGAGCTTTTTATCCCCAATGGCGTACGCGATGTTTCTTTTTATGAAAGGGCATTCGGTGCTGTCGAGCTGCGGCGCTTCTCCAATGAAGACGGCAGCATTCATGTATCCGAGCTAAGCATCAGCGGAACCTTATTTCATCTGCACGAAACTACCTCAGCCTCCTGTTATTTTTCACCTGATGTACACAACGGTACCACGGTTTGTATCGGCCTTTTTGTTGCTGATGTGGATTCCGTAATGAAACATGCCATCAGCGCCGGTGCTGTGGAAATCAATCCGGCACAGGATTATGAATACGGATACCGGCAGGGTGTAGTCAAAGACCCCTTTGGGCATTACTGGCAGGTGCAGCAAAAGATATAA
- a CDS encoding CinA family protein, which yields MIKQHETVIETCSRLMAEQQLTMASAESATAGKLAYAFSQTEYSGTVLKGGLISYDAAIKEKILKVPVALVERYSPESKEVTREMALRIRALMKADISVAVTGLTTPGGSERPGKPVGTMFYCIEFKKNIIDRCKIFKGSADEIIDGTIEQIARTIIRMLRTSNNKREE from the coding sequence ATGATAAAGCAGCATGAAACGGTTATTGAAACCTGCAGCCGCCTGATGGCGGAACAGCAACTTACTATGGCGAGTGCTGAAAGTGCTACGGCAGGTAAGCTGGCCTATGCTTTTTCACAAACGGAATATTCCGGGACCGTGTTGAAGGGGGGATTGATAAGTTATGATGCTGCCATAAAAGAAAAGATCCTGAAAGTGCCCGTTGCATTGGTGGAACGCTACAGTCCCGAGTCGAAAGAAGTGACCCGCGAAATGGCCCTCCGGATCAGGGCGCTTATGAAGGCGGATATTTCCGTGGCTGTTACCGGACTTACAACCCCCGGCGGAAGCGAAAGGCCGGGAAAGCCTGTGGGTACCATGTTCTATTGTATCGAATTTAAAAAAAATATCATCGACCGGTGCAAGATCTTTAAAGGCAGCGCGGATGAAATAATTGATGGGACCATTGAACAGATCGCAAGGACGATCATACGAATGTTGCGGACTTCAAACAATAAGCGTGAAGAATGA
- a CDS encoding low affinity iron permease family protein, whose protein sequence is MKAKASWFESAANKVTRWTGSSAAFGIAAGVILVWGISGPVFGFSDTWQLVINTGTTIITFLMVFLIQKTQNKDSKAIQLKLNELIAASRMASNRLVDVEDLNEQELDTLHKYYQKLADAMAKEKDLHTSHSIDAAEALHRLKIKSSVTGDDKAA, encoded by the coding sequence ATGAAAGCAAAAGCTTCCTGGTTTGAAAGTGCTGCTAATAAAGTAACCCGCTGGACGGGTTCGTCCGCAGCCTTTGGTATTGCGGCAGGCGTGATACTGGTATGGGGGATTTCGGGCCCGGTGTTCGGGTTCTCCGATACCTGGCAGCTGGTCATAAATACAGGCACTACCATTATAACCTTCCTTATGGTATTTCTTATTCAAAAAACACAGAATAAAGATTCCAAAGCCATCCAGTTAAAACTGAATGAACTGATCGCTGCCAGCAGGATGGCCAGTAACCGGCTGGTAGATGTGGAAGACCTGAACGAGCAGGAACTGGATACGCTGCATAAGTACTATCAAAAACTGGCAGATGCTATGGCAAAGGAAAAAGACCTGCATACCTCGCATTCCATTGATGCTGCGGAAGCGCTGCACCGGCTTAAAATTAAAAGCTCTGTAACCGGCGATGATAAAGCAGCATGA
- a CDS encoding DUF4142 domain-containing protein: MKTTNKLLITATAIFLWSCGGQNSNDPAAKADSVNEAVTDSAQSAGIPMAAPAEDDAKFAVDAANGGMAEVQLGQLAQSKATDPKVKEFGQMMVTDHSKANEELKTLAASKNITLPAAPSEANQKTEADLTSKSAADFDKAYIKQMVKDHEATVKLFEDGQKNVKDADIKAFIDKTLPVLRTHLEQSKSLDKAK, encoded by the coding sequence ATGAAAACAACAAACAAACTCCTGATCACCGCCACTGCAATTTTCCTATGGAGCTGCGGCGGACAAAACTCCAATGACCCGGCAGCCAAGGCAGACAGTGTGAATGAAGCGGTGACCGATAGTGCGCAGTCGGCCGGTATACCGATGGCAGCTCCTGCAGAGGACGATGCTAAATTTGCAGTGGACGCAGCAAACGGCGGAATGGCTGAAGTACAGCTGGGGCAGCTTGCCCAAAGTAAGGCTACGGATCCGAAAGTAAAAGAGTTCGGTCAAATGATGGTGACCGATCACTCCAAAGCCAACGAAGAATTGAAAACATTGGCAGCAAGTAAGAATATAACCCTGCCGGCTGCGCCCAGTGAAGCAAATCAAAAGACAGAGGCCGATCTGACCTCAAAGAGCGCTGCCGATTTTGATAAGGCCTACATCAAACAAATGGTAAAAGATCATGAGGCGACTGTAAAACTTTTTGAAGACGGCCAGAAAAATGTCAAGGACGCCGATATCAAAGCGTTTATTGATAAGACGCTTCCTGTATTGAGAACCCATCTTGAACAAAGTAAAAGTCTGGATAAGGCAAAATAA